The Cylindrospermum stagnale PCC 7417 genome segment GTCCCATTTGTTTAAGCAGACGATTAATATGGCGATCGCTAATTTCGATGCCAAATTCAGTGGCTAGATGTTTGCTTAACCATTGAGCCGTCCAGTAACCAAAAGCATAGCCATATTCACGCGGACTATGACTTACCAATTCCTTCAATCGTTCAATATATTGATGATTTACCGTCTTCGGTCTGCCTATCGGTCGCTCATTCCACTTGTGCGCCATACCTGCTTGGGCCACACCAATCCAGTACCGCGCCATCTCCTGAGAACAACTTAAAATTTCACAGATTTGAGCCTGGGATTTACCCATATCTGCCAGCAACATAATTTCCATCCGCCGCCGATATTCTGGCTGTAAATTAGCTTGCAAGTTTTTCAGTAGAGCCTTGCGCTGAAATGGTGTTAAAAACTTACCTTCCTGTGGTTCATAACCCTCAAAAGCCTGATCTAGACTGGAATAGTATGACATAATCTTTACCAGTTGCCGTCTACTGTACAATGTGGGCAATTATGTACGTTGCAGATGTGGCTGAAATTCAGATGCCTAAAGTTCTACAGATGCAAAATTAATTGGCTCTAGCAGCCTAATTAAGTACTTACATGATGTGTAACTCACACTAGATATTTCCCCCCTAGCTTTCTGATAATCTAGAGAGTAATAAAGGCGTTTACTCAGATTTTGCTCTATCAATATCCGGCGTTAACGCGCTTCACCTGATAGATAGAGATCATCAAAAAATCTGCACCAGACCATGTAAATTAGGTTTTTTTCATCCAGTAAAATCTTGACAAAAACTTCACTCCAAAGTTACTAAAGTCGAAAGTTTGAAAGCAGTAGAA includes the following:
- a CDS encoding helix-turn-helix domain-containing protein, with amino-acid sequence MSYYSSLDQAFEGYEPQEGKFLTPFQRKALLKNLQANLQPEYRRRMEIMLLADMGKSQAQICEILSCSQEMARYWIGVAQAGMAHKWNERPIGRPKTVNHQYIERLKELVSHSPREYGYAFGYWTAQWLSKHLATEFGIEISDRHINRLLKQMGLSTKRKSSAPPETDHPKDAGITICDLQSNSKPSFHWSLNLIQTNK